One segment of Rosa chinensis cultivar Old Blush chromosome 6, RchiOBHm-V2, whole genome shotgun sequence DNA contains the following:
- the LOC112173279 gene encoding aldehyde dehydrogenase family 3 member H1 has product MATKELQSVAFGSKEAAAMVKELRESYGSGKTRSYEWRVSQLKNIEKMTEYHEQEIIEALRSDLSKPEFESYIQEIALLKNSCTLALKELKSWMKPEKVKSSPVIFPSSAEIVPEPLGVVLVISAWNYPLLVALDPVVGAIAAGNAVVVKPSELAPATSSLLAKLLGDYMDNSCVRVVEGAVAETSALLEQKWDKICYTGNRRVGRIVMASAVKHLTPVLLELGGKCPAVVDSGIDLQVASRRIVVGKWGSNNGQACVAPDYMLTTKDFAPQLVEALKRELDNFFGKNPLQSKDLSRIVNSNHYARLTKLLDEEDVSGKIVHGGERDLSNLRIAPTILLDVPQDSLIMNEEIFGPLLPIVTVDKVEDSFDLIKTGTKPLAAYLFTNNKKLKDQFVRSVSAGGLVINDTIVHLAVASLPFGGVGESGMGAYHGKFSFEAFSHKKAVIYRGFAGDISVRYPPYTMGKLSLILKAMVSGGSIWGIIWALMIYKILNTFKSLAHKLRSTKSE; this is encoded by the exons ATGGCGACGAAGGAGTTGCAGAGCGTAGCGTTCGGTTCAAAAGAGGCGGCGGCTATGGTGAAGGAGCTGAGGGAAAGTTATGGCTCCGGTAAGACCAGAAGCTACGAGTGGAGAGTGTCGCAACTGAAGAACATTGAGAAAATGACGGAGTATCATGAACAGGAAATCATTGAGGCTCTTCGCTCCGACCTCTCCAAACCAGAATTTGAATCCTACATTCAAGAG ATAGCGCTATTGAAGAACTCGTGTACATTGGCACTTAAAGAACTCAAGTCTTGGATGAAGCCTGAAAAG GTTAAATCTTCACCAGTCATTTTTCCGTCGTCAGCCGAAATAGTGCCCGAGCCTCTTGGTGTCGTACTAGTAatttcagcatggaattatcctttGT TGGTGGCCCTTGATCCAGTTGTCGGAGCCATTGCGGCCGGTAATGCTGTGGTTGTAAAACCGTCGGAACTTGCTCCAGCCACATCGTCATTGCTTGCGAAACTATTAGGAGACTACATGGATAACTCTTGTGTTAGAGTTGTTGAGGGGGCTGTTGCTGAAACATCTGCACTATTAGAGCAAAAGTGGGACAAAATATGTTACACAG GCAACCGAAGAGTGGGACGGATAGTGATGGCTAGCGCCGTGAAGCACCTTACACCAGTTCTTTTAGAGCTCGGAGGAAAATGTCCAGCTGTGGTTGATTCTGGCATTGACTTACAA GTCGCAAGTAGGCGGATTGTTGTAGGAAAGTGGGGAAGTAATAATGGACAGGCTTGCGTTGCACCTGATTACATGTTGACCACAAAAGATTTTGCTCCTCAGTTG GTGGAGGCCCTAAAACGTGAATTGGATAACTTTTTCGGGAAGAATCCACTTCAATCGAAAGATTTGTCTCGTATTGTTAATTCTAATCACTATGCTCGCttgacaaagctcttggatgaGGAGGACGTTTCCGGTAAGATTGTCCATGGAGGTGAAAGAGATTTAAGCAACTT GAGGATAGCTCCCACCATCTTACTCGATGTCCCACAAGACTCTCTGATCATGAATGAGGAAATATTTGGTCCCTTGCTTCCCATTGTCACG GTTGACAAGGTGGAAGACAGTTTTGATTTGATCAAAACAGGAACAAAGCCTCTTGCTGCATATTTGTTTACCAACAACAAGAAGCTGAAGGATCAATTTGTAAGGAGCGTCTCTGCAGGAGGTTTAGTTATCAATGACACTATCGTACAT CTTGCTGTTGCATCTTTGCCGTTTGGAGGAGTTGGGGAAAGTGGAATGGGTGCATACCATGGGAAATTCTCTTTCGAAGCTTTCAGCCATAAGAAGGCGGTTATTTATCGAGGTTTTGCCGGAGATATTTCTGTGAGGTACCCTCCATACACAATGGGTAAGCTAAGTCTGATTCTGAAGGCTATGGTTAGTGGTGGTAGTATTTGGGGCATAATCTGGGCCCTGATGATTTACAAAATCCTCAATACTTTTAAATCACTTGCTCATAAACTGAGATCTACCAAATCAGAGTGA